A genomic segment from Glycine soja cultivar W05 chromosome 18, ASM419377v2, whole genome shotgun sequence encodes:
- the LOC114395712 gene encoding cation/H(+) antiporter 15-like isoform X1: MSHNHSHASPISMKVGQDDNLIHNAMHAGITKAETLFGGSFICHSTANQINSKGIWFGDDPLAYYLPVFLLQLCLIFIFTHFIHLILKPFGQPSFVSQIIGGVTLGPSILGRNTAFIDKVFPSKGRNVIDTMGFFGFMLFVFLTGVKIDPTITFRSGKRTFAIGILGYFVPYTFAKTVVFMLTRFATLDSDVSKVLPIVIEIQCISAFPVITRFLVELQILNSEIGRLATSSSLVCDICFLFVMTIKFVARLSSTKSIGTSIGSFLSPTLFLIFIIFVVHPAAIWAIRQSPEGKPVQEIYICGVFLTLIFCGFLGEVFGLNAIVVSFFVGLAIPDGPPLGAALVNKLDSFVSVVFVPILFIIVGLRTDVYAIQKMKNIATIQFIICIAFCGKVLGALLPLIFLRMPFRDAFALGLIMNCKGTIELYLLISLKLKKAMNDECFTILVLTLVLVAGIVSPIVKTLYDPSKRFLAYKRRTIMHHRKDEELRILACIHRHDNVLAIMNLLAASNPTKASPINLVVLQLIKLVGRSSSLLVAHVPRKMLSHHSTQTEKIFNSFNKFEDVYKGKVTLHSYKGISPYATMHNDVCYLALEKRTTFIIIPFHKQWILGGTTESSFAFKQLNKNVLEKAPCSVGVLIDRGNQKMFWCGFKKGSIYQVAMLFFGGADDREALSYARRMLDQPYVHITLFHFSSPTEIVGGTERSKMLDTQILSEFRLKAFRNERVSYKEEMVMDGKDVLSVIEYMESCYDLVMVGRKHADSKLMSEIGKWKHGELGIIGEILASLNIGAKTSILVVQQQTRFWGSRDPEESTHLRKEDI, encoded by the exons ACCAAGGCAGAAACGTTGTTTGGAGGTTCTTTCATATGCCACAGTACAGCTAATCAAATCAACTCCAAGGGAATCTGGTTTGGAGATGACCCTCTTGCATATTATCTCCCTGTCTTCTTGCTCCAACTTTGCCTCATATTCATCTTTACCCATTTCATTCATCTTATTCTCAAGCCATTTGGTCAACCGTCTTTTGTTTCTCAGATTATT GGTGGTGTGACTTTAGGTCCTTCTATTCTTGGGCGGAACACAGCATTCATTGACAAGGTTTTCCCATCAAAAGGAAGAAATGTGATTGATACCATGGGCTTTTTCGGTTTTATGTTATTTGTCTTCTTAACTGGGGTAAAGATAGATCCAACCATCACTTTTAGATCAGGCAAAAGGACTTTTGCCATAGGAATTTTAGGCTACTTTGTTCCTTACACTTTTGCCAAAACGGTTGTCTTTATGCTCACACGCTTTGCAACATTGGATAGTGATGTCTCTAAGGTGCTTCCTATTGTGATAGAAATTCAATGTATCTCAGCCTTTCCAGTAATTACTCGTTTTCTTGTTGAGCTTCAGATCCTCAATTCAGAGATTGGGCGATTGGCCACTTCTTCTTCATTAGTGTGTGatatttgtttcctttttgttaTGACAATAAAGTTTGTTGCAAGGTTATCCTCCACAAAGTCAATAGGAACATCTATTGGATCTTTCTTGTCCCCCACGCTATTTCTTATATTCATCATCTTTGTAGTTCACCCAGCTGCAATATGGGCAATTCGACAATCACCAGAAGGGAAACCTGTTCAAGAAATTTATATATGTGGTGTTTTTCTAACACTAATATTTTGTGGATTCTTAGGTGAAGTTTTTGGCCTAAATGCGATTGTTGTATCTTTCTTTGTGGGGCTGGCTATACCAGATGGTCCACCATTAGGAGCGGCATTGGTAAATAAGCTTGATTCCTTTGTTTCAGTGGTGTTCGTGCCTATCCTTTTTATAATAGTTGGATTAAGGACAGATGTGTACGCCATACAGAAGATGAAGAACATAGCTACAATTCAATTCATTATCTGCATTGCTTTTTGTGGGAAAGTTTTAGGGGCTTTATTACCTCTCATCTTCCTTAGGATGCCATTCCGAGATGCCTTTGCTCTTGGTCTTATAATGAACTGCAAAGGCACTATTGAATTGTACTTGTTGATtagcttgaaattaaaaaaa GCCATGAATGATGAATGCTTTACAATTTTGGTTCTTACTTTAGTGCTTGTAGCCGGGATTGTGTCACCTATTGTGAAAACTCTATATGATCCTTCTAAGAGGTTTCTTGCTTACAAAAGGAGGACAATTATGCATCACAGAAAGGATGAAGAACTACGCATACTAGCTTGTATTCATAGACATGATAATGTTTTGGCTATTATGAACCTCCTTGCAGCTTCCAACCCCACTAAAGCAAGCCCTATTAACTTAGTTGTGCTTCAGCTTATCAAGCTTGTGGGGAGATCTTCCTCTCTTCTTGTTGCACACGTGCCGCGAAAAATGCTTAGTCACCATTCTACTCAAACTGAAAAGATTTTCAACTCATTCAACAAGTTTGAAGATGTATACAAGGGCAAGGTCACACTACATTCCTATAAGGGCATTTCTCCTTATGCTACAATGCACAATGATGTGTGCTACTTGGCACTTGAAAAGAGAACAACTTTTATCATCATACCTTTTCATAAGCAATGGATACTTGGAGGGACAACTGAGTCATCTTTTGCTTTTAAGCAGCTCAATAAGAATGTCCTAGAGAAAGCTCCTTGCTCAGTTGGTGTCCTCATTGATCGTGGTAACCAAAAGATGTTTTGGTGTGGCTTCAAAAAGGGATCAATATATCAAGTAGCTATGCTCTTCTTTGGTGGTGCAGATGATCGAGAAGCACTTTCATATGCGAGACGCATGTTAGATCAACCTTATGTACATATTActctttttcatttctcatCTCCAACTGAGATTGTTGGAGGAACAGAAAGGAGCAAAATGCTTGACACACAGATCTTGAGTGAGTTTAGGCTTAAGGCTTTTCGGAATGAGAGAGTTTCTTACAAAGAGGAGATGGTAATGGATGGAAAGGATGTACTTTCAGTTATTGAATACATGGAGAGTTGTTATGACCTTGTCATGGTTGGGAGGAAGCACGCAGATTCAAAATTAATGTCAGAAATTGGAAAATGGAAGCATGGAGAATTGGGAATTATAGGAGAGATTCTTGCCTCTTTAAATATAGGAGCCAAAACATCAATTTTAGTTGTGCAACAACAAACCAGATTTTGGGGATCACGTGATCCAGAAGAATCCACACATTTGAGAAAAGAAGATATATAG
- the LOC114395712 gene encoding cation/H(+) antiporter 15-like isoform X2, with translation MGFFGFMLFVFLTGVKIDPTITFRSGKRTFAIGILGYFVPYTFAKTVVFMLTRFATLDSDVSKVLPIVIEIQCISAFPVITRFLVELQILNSEIGRLATSSSLVCDICFLFVMTIKFVARLSSTKSIGTSIGSFLSPTLFLIFIIFVVHPAAIWAIRQSPEGKPVQEIYICGVFLTLIFCGFLGEVFGLNAIVVSFFVGLAIPDGPPLGAALVNKLDSFVSVVFVPILFIIVGLRTDVYAIQKMKNIATIQFIICIAFCGKVLGALLPLIFLRMPFRDAFALGLIMNCKGTIELYLLISLKLKKAMNDECFTILVLTLVLVAGIVSPIVKTLYDPSKRFLAYKRRTIMHHRKDEELRILACIHRHDNVLAIMNLLAASNPTKASPINLVVLQLIKLVGRSSSLLVAHVPRKMLSHHSTQTEKIFNSFNKFEDVYKGKVTLHSYKGISPYATMHNDVCYLALEKRTTFIIIPFHKQWILGGTTESSFAFKQLNKNVLEKAPCSVGVLIDRGNQKMFWCGFKKGSIYQVAMLFFGGADDREALSYARRMLDQPYVHITLFHFSSPTEIVGGTERSKMLDTQILSEFRLKAFRNERVSYKEEMVMDGKDVLSVIEYMESCYDLVMVGRKHADSKLMSEIGKWKHGELGIIGEILASLNIGAKTSILVVQQQTRFWGSRDPEESTHLRKEDI, from the exons ATGGGCTTTTTCGGTTTTATGTTATTTGTCTTCTTAACTGGGGTAAAGATAGATCCAACCATCACTTTTAGATCAGGCAAAAGGACTTTTGCCATAGGAATTTTAGGCTACTTTGTTCCTTACACTTTTGCCAAAACGGTTGTCTTTATGCTCACACGCTTTGCAACATTGGATAGTGATGTCTCTAAGGTGCTTCCTATTGTGATAGAAATTCAATGTATCTCAGCCTTTCCAGTAATTACTCGTTTTCTTGTTGAGCTTCAGATCCTCAATTCAGAGATTGGGCGATTGGCCACTTCTTCTTCATTAGTGTGTGatatttgtttcctttttgttaTGACAATAAAGTTTGTTGCAAGGTTATCCTCCACAAAGTCAATAGGAACATCTATTGGATCTTTCTTGTCCCCCACGCTATTTCTTATATTCATCATCTTTGTAGTTCACCCAGCTGCAATATGGGCAATTCGACAATCACCAGAAGGGAAACCTGTTCAAGAAATTTATATATGTGGTGTTTTTCTAACACTAATATTTTGTGGATTCTTAGGTGAAGTTTTTGGCCTAAATGCGATTGTTGTATCTTTCTTTGTGGGGCTGGCTATACCAGATGGTCCACCATTAGGAGCGGCATTGGTAAATAAGCTTGATTCCTTTGTTTCAGTGGTGTTCGTGCCTATCCTTTTTATAATAGTTGGATTAAGGACAGATGTGTACGCCATACAGAAGATGAAGAACATAGCTACAATTCAATTCATTATCTGCATTGCTTTTTGTGGGAAAGTTTTAGGGGCTTTATTACCTCTCATCTTCCTTAGGATGCCATTCCGAGATGCCTTTGCTCTTGGTCTTATAATGAACTGCAAAGGCACTATTGAATTGTACTTGTTGATtagcttgaaattaaaaaaa GCCATGAATGATGAATGCTTTACAATTTTGGTTCTTACTTTAGTGCTTGTAGCCGGGATTGTGTCACCTATTGTGAAAACTCTATATGATCCTTCTAAGAGGTTTCTTGCTTACAAAAGGAGGACAATTATGCATCACAGAAAGGATGAAGAACTACGCATACTAGCTTGTATTCATAGACATGATAATGTTTTGGCTATTATGAACCTCCTTGCAGCTTCCAACCCCACTAAAGCAAGCCCTATTAACTTAGTTGTGCTTCAGCTTATCAAGCTTGTGGGGAGATCTTCCTCTCTTCTTGTTGCACACGTGCCGCGAAAAATGCTTAGTCACCATTCTACTCAAACTGAAAAGATTTTCAACTCATTCAACAAGTTTGAAGATGTATACAAGGGCAAGGTCACACTACATTCCTATAAGGGCATTTCTCCTTATGCTACAATGCACAATGATGTGTGCTACTTGGCACTTGAAAAGAGAACAACTTTTATCATCATACCTTTTCATAAGCAATGGATACTTGGAGGGACAACTGAGTCATCTTTTGCTTTTAAGCAGCTCAATAAGAATGTCCTAGAGAAAGCTCCTTGCTCAGTTGGTGTCCTCATTGATCGTGGTAACCAAAAGATGTTTTGGTGTGGCTTCAAAAAGGGATCAATATATCAAGTAGCTATGCTCTTCTTTGGTGGTGCAGATGATCGAGAAGCACTTTCATATGCGAGACGCATGTTAGATCAACCTTATGTACATATTActctttttcatttctcatCTCCAACTGAGATTGTTGGAGGAACAGAAAGGAGCAAAATGCTTGACACACAGATCTTGAGTGAGTTTAGGCTTAAGGCTTTTCGGAATGAGAGAGTTTCTTACAAAGAGGAGATGGTAATGGATGGAAAGGATGTACTTTCAGTTATTGAATACATGGAGAGTTGTTATGACCTTGTCATGGTTGGGAGGAAGCACGCAGATTCAAAATTAATGTCAGAAATTGGAAAATGGAAGCATGGAGAATTGGGAATTATAGGAGAGATTCTTGCCTCTTTAAATATAGGAGCCAAAACATCAATTTTAGTTGTGCAACAACAAACCAGATTTTGGGGATCACGTGATCCAGAAGAATCCACACATTTGAGAAAAGAAGATATATAG